The following proteins are co-located in the Vidua macroura isolate BioBank_ID:100142 chromosome 1, ASM2450914v1, whole genome shotgun sequence genome:
- the DERL1 gene encoding derlin-1, producing MSDLGDWFRSIPLITRYWFAGSIAVPLVGKLGLVSPVNLFLWPDAFIHRFQIWRPITATFFFPVGPGTGFLYLVNLYFLYQYSSRLETGAFDGRPADYMFMLLFNWICIVITGLVMDMQLLMIPLIMSVLYVWAQLNRDMIVSFWFGTRFKACYLPWVILGFNYIIGGSVINELIGNLVGHLYFFLMFKYPMDLGGRNFLSTPQFLYRWLPNRRGGVSGFGVPPASMRRAAEDQQGGGRHNWGQGFRLGDQ from the exons ATGTCGGACCTGGGGGACTGGTTCCGAAGCATCCCTCTGATCACGCGCTACTGGTTCGCCGGCTCCATCGCGGTGCCTCTCGTGGGCAAGCTGGGCCTCGTCAGCCCCGTCAACCTTTTCCTCTGGCCTGACGCCTTCATCCACCGCTTCCAG ATCTGGCGGCCGATAACGGCGACTTTCTTCTTCCCAGTGGGACCTGGAACGGGATTTCTCTACTTGGTGAATTTGTATTTCTTGTATCAATACTCATCACGACTAGAAACAG gggCTTTTGATGGAAGGCCAGCAGATTACATGTTCATGCTCCTGTTTAACTGGATCTGCATTGTT ATAACTGGCTTGGTAATGGACATGCAG TTGCTGATGATTCCACTCATCATGTCAGTACTTTATGTGTGGGCCCAGCTGAACAGAGACATGATTGTATCATTTTGGTTTGGAACAAGATTTAAG GCCTGTTACCTTCCATGGGTTATTCTGGGATTCAACTACATCATTGGTGGATC agTCATCAATGAGCTGATAGGAAATCTGGTTGGACACCTGTATTTCTTCTTAATGTTTAAATATCCAATGGATTTGGGAGGAAGGAATTTTCTGTCCACACCTCAGTTCCT TTACCGCTGGCTGCCAAATAGGAGAGGAGGAGTATCGGGCTTCGGTGTCCCTCCTGCCAGCATGAGAAGGGCTGCAGAAGATCAGCAGGGTGGTGGAAGACACAACTGGGGCCAAGGTTTCCGGCTAGGGGACCAGTGA